A window of the Mycobacteriales bacterium genome harbors these coding sequences:
- a CDS encoding LysR family transcriptional regulator — protein MTPTQLRAFAAVVRLGSVKKAASDLSVSEAAVSLHVGQLRKELGDKLFVRTASGIAFTPGGLRLASRAAEMLGLQDRTILEVSQAGAGRRLLRVAASSLFAEHAAPGLIDLFASRADDLDVELSVHNSSQFPALLRTRAVDVAIGPRPDEPDEAITCTPFLNYELLLVAGPEDPITRGAAVGIGELRSQTWLLGPSGASDSGLVPALLRRVSVPEERQRIFQSDSAALEEAKRNKGIALAMKFVVGQDLAQDHLKRVPGPALPAKGVWHVLTLADRSAPPVASELARFVTTPRAMQAMLRGSGVTVGRFRPSIHVTLWS, from the coding sequence GTGACGCCGACCCAGCTGCGGGCTTTCGCCGCAGTGGTGCGGCTCGGCTCGGTCAAGAAGGCCGCGTCCGACCTGTCGGTGTCCGAGGCCGCGGTCTCCCTGCACGTCGGCCAGCTGCGCAAGGAGCTCGGGGACAAGCTCTTCGTCCGCACCGCGTCCGGCATCGCGTTCACCCCGGGCGGGCTGCGGCTGGCCAGCCGGGCCGCGGAGATGCTGGGCCTGCAGGACCGGACGATCCTGGAGGTGAGCCAGGCCGGTGCCGGGCGGCGGCTGCTGCGGGTGGCGGCCTCGAGCCTGTTCGCCGAGCACGCCGCGCCCGGGCTGATCGACCTGTTCGCCAGCCGCGCCGACGACCTCGACGTCGAGCTGAGCGTGCACAACTCCAGCCAGTTCCCGGCGCTGCTGCGGACCCGGGCGGTCGACGTCGCCATCGGCCCGCGCCCGGACGAGCCCGACGAGGCGATCACCTGCACGCCGTTCCTGAACTACGAGCTGCTCCTGGTCGCCGGGCCGGAGGACCCGATCACCCGCGGCGCCGCGGTCGGCATCGGCGAGCTGCGGTCCCAGACCTGGCTGCTCGGCCCGTCCGGGGCCTCGGACTCCGGGCTGGTGCCAGCCCTGCTGCGGCGGGTGTCCGTCCCGGAGGAGCGGCAGCGGATCTTCCAGAGCGACTCCGCCGCGCTGGAGGAGGCCAAGCGGAACAAGGGCATCGCGCTGGCGATGAAGTTCGTGGTCGGCCAGGACCTGGCCCAGGACCACCTCAAGCGGGTGCCGGGCCCGGCGCTGCCGGCCAAGGGGGTCTGGCACGTGCTCACGCTGGCCGACCGCTCCGCTCCCCCGGTGGCCTCGGAGCTGGCCCGCTTCGTCACCACGCCGCGGGCCATGCAGGCGATGCTGCGCGGCTCGGGCGTGACCGTCGGCCGGTTCCGCCCGTCCATCCACGTCACCCTGTGGAGCTGA